The Huiozyma naganishii CBS 8797 chromosome 6, complete genome genome includes a window with the following:
- the DNL4 gene encoding DNA ligase (ATP) DNL4 (similar to Saccharomyces cerevisiae DNL4 (YOR005C); ancestral locus Anc_6.18), with amino-acid sequence MSEKVEEGPTNFAPSPDFQWLCDELFVKFDLVATQDRRINLKPITVRYYEVVSNFVQLWRKTVGNNFYPVLILALPYRDRRTYNIKDVTLIKAICLYLDLPKRSSTEKKLLNWKQRASRNERLSSFCVAEIRKRKSGPDPSKRQAITLDKLNSILDDLANGKSSRGQGSRTLADSSHFKFCLENMSFIELKYFFDILLKVRIIGGHEHKLLNAWHPDAVDYFSVVSDLSSVTKKLYEPSVRLRNEDLTLKIGSAFAPHLAKRLNISYEKILKKLGSDFSIEEKMDGERIQIHYMDYGNEIKFLSRRGTDYTYLYGGDTSTGTIACYLKLNENVKECILDGEMVTYDQEKQMILPFGLVKSSAKNFLSKESISNGSYHPLFMAFDLVYLNGTSLVDLPLYQRKDYLSKILTKCNGFVDIVSFARCNNLESITKSLAAAISVGSEGIILKKLNSRYMVASRNDSWIKIKPQYLKQFGENMDLIIIGRDPGKKDAFMCALGVTIDDPQPRVLQQEENVNLDLDTEDSEPETPKASRIVKFVSFCTIANGISNAEFKEIDQKTRGLWRRFDQVKPPSEYLQFGTKKPVEWIDPKESLVLEVKSRSLDNTESNVKKYRAGVTLFGGYCRAVRYDKDWTTCYTVSEFERDRQYKLPKVNAGESITTSNKGRKKRNTTSILGVISPRKKRTPEGEHSDIFQNLHFCVLSDYLDPYTGNRIDRNTLTQLIIDYGGKVIYNVLAKEGEEGMLRIICDGFNMECNALIKRGYDILSPSWVLDCIESARLLKLERNHCFNVSKELMELSSTRVDEYDDSFENEISTTRLDRLIDVHLHNMPSGSFSGENLDFELRGLPPLLFFDRSVFIAETKLSDRIYAKISSETKLFGGQVTHTIEDCNLIIIPNTDDEDKIQVLQKIRGKLASMIQKLNSTERIPPIVSEEWLYQSIKENIQVPEENYSVLS; translated from the coding sequence ATGTCAGAAAAGGTTGAAGAGGGTCCAACCAACTTTGCACCATCCCCAGACTTCCAATGGCTGTGTGATGAGCTGTTTGTCAAATTTGATCTGGTTGCTACGCAGGACAGAAGGATAAATTTGAAGCCAATTACTGTACGCTACTACGAAGTCGTCAGcaattttgttcagttgtGGAGAAAGACGGTTGGAAACAACTTCTACCCAGTTTTGATATTAGCATTGCCATACCGGGATCGTCGTACCTACAATATCAAGGATGTCACACTGATCAAGGCTATATGTTTATATTTGGATTTACCAAAAAGGTCCTCCACAGAGAAAAAGCTGCTAAACTGGAAGCAGAGGGCCTCTAGAAATGAGCGCTTATCATCATTTTGTGTTGCAGAGATTcggaaaaggaaaagtgGGCCTGATCCAAGCAAGAGACAGGCAATTACCCTAGATAAACTAAATTCGATACTGGATGACTTGGCAAACGGGAAAAGCTCCAGGGGACAAGGATCACGTACTCTAGCTGACTCTTCCCATTTTAAGTTTTGTTTAGAAAACATGTCTTTCATTGAGCTCAAGTACTTCTTTGATATCCTTCTAAAGGTTAGAATTATTGGTGGTCATGAACACAAGTTGCTGAATGCATGGCATCCCGACGCAGTTGACTATTTCAGTGTGGTGTCTGATCTCAGCTCTGTAACCAAAAAGCTGTATGAACCGTCAGTGAGACTTAGGAATGAAGATCTCACCCTCAAAATCGGCAGTGCATTTGCTCCTCACTTAGCTAAGAGGCTGAACATCTCCTACGAAAAGATACTGAAGAAGTTAGGTTCAGATTTTTCCATAGAGGAGAAAATGGATGGCGAAAGGATACAAATACATTATATGGATTACGGCAATGAGATAAAATTTCTGAGCAGAAGGGGCACAGACTACACGTATCTCTATGGAGGAGATACCTCCACAGGAACTATTGCCTGTTATTTAAAATTGAACGAAAACGTCAAAGAGTGTATACTAGATGGGGAAATGGTGACCTATGATCAAGAGAAGCAAATGATTCTCCCTTTTGGACTTGTTAAAAGTAGtgccaaaaattttctgtcTAAAGAGAGCATTTCGAATGGCTCATACCACCCTTTGTTCATGGCCTTTGATTTGGTTTACCTAAACGGGACATCCTTGGTCGATTTACCGTTGTATCAACGGAAGGATTACCTGTCCAAAATACTCACAAAATGCAATGGTTTTGTTGATATAGTATCGTTTGCAAGATGCAACAACCTCGAGAGCATAACCAAATCCCTAGCTGCTGCCATTTCTGTGGGGTCGGAAGGGATTATTCTGAAAAAGCTCAACTCCAGGTATATGGTAGCTAGTCGAAATGACAGCTGGATCAAGATCAAACCGCAATATCTTAAACAATTCGGAGAAAATATGGATTTGATAATAATCGGGAGAGATCCCGGTAAGAAGGATGCATTCATGTGCGCGCTAGGAGTCACTATAGACGATCCGCAGCCGAGGGTAttacaacaagaagagaatgTCAATCTAGATTTAGACACTGAAGACTCGGAACCCGAAACCCCCAAAGCATCCCGGATTGTGAAATTTGTGTCATTTTGCACTATCGCTAACGGTATATCAAATGCCGAGTTTAAAGAAATCGACCAAAAAACACGAGGTTTATGGCGAAGGTTTGATCAAGTAAAACCTCCTTCAGAATATCTTCAGTTTGGAACCAAAAAACCAGTCGAGTGGATAGACCCCAAAGAGTCATTAGTATTGGAAGTCAAATCAAGATCTTTGGATAATACCGAATCTAACgtaaaaaaatacagagCCGGAGTAACGCTGTTTGGGGGCTACTGTAGAGCAGTACGTTACGACAAGGACTGGACCACATGTTATACAGTTTCTGAATTTGAAAGAGATCGGCAGTACAAACTACCGAAAGTAAATGCAGGCGAAAGCATCACCACCTCGAACAAAGgcagaaagaaaagaaacacaaCTTCTATTCTTGGAGTAATTTCACcgagaaaaaagagaacaCCGGAGGGTGAACATTCAgatatatttcaaaaccTCCACTTTTGCGTTCTATCGGATTATCTGGATCCGTATACCGGTAACCGAATAGACAGAAACACACTTACACAACTTATAATTGATTATGGTGGAAAGGTGATATATAATGTCTTGGCGAAGGAGGGCGAAGAGGGGATGTTGCGGATTATATGTGATGGTTTCAATATGGAATGTAACGCTTTGATCAAGAGAGGATATGATATATTAAGCCCCAGTTGGGTGCTGGACTGCATTGAAAGTGCAAGACTACTCAAACTAGAGCGAAACCATTGCTTCAACGTTTCCAAAGAACTAATGGAACTAAGTTCCACTCGGGTTGATGAATATGATGATAGTTTCGAGAACGAAATTAGCACCACTAGGCTAGACAGGTTGATAGATGTTCATCTCCATAATATGCCGTCAGGGTCCTTTTCCGGCGAAAACTTGGATTTCGAATTGAGAGGACTACCAcctcttttattttttgatcGCTCGGTATTTATTGCTGAGACGAAGCTGTCGGACAGAATATACGCTAAGATATCATCAGAGACTAAATTGTTTGGAGGACAAGTGACCCACACTATAGAGGATTGTAACTTAATAATCATACCCAACACtgatgacgaggacaaAATACAAGTATTGCAGAAAATTCGTGGCAAACTGGCCAGTATGATACAGAAGTTGAATTCAACAGAGCGTATTCCCCCCATTGTGTCTGAGGAATGGCTCTATCAGTCgataaaagaaaatattcaagTCCCAGAGGAAAATTATTCGGTGCTCTCTTAA
- the UTP23 gene encoding rRNA-binding ribosome biosynthesis protein UTP23 (similar to Saccharomyces cerevisiae UTP23 (YOR004W); ancestral locus Anc_6.15), with product MRQKRAKSYRKQLLVYNHTFRFREPYQVILDDEIVLQATESKFDLYKALQRTVQAEVKLMITQCCMQALYATNNRQAIDMAKRYERRRCNHPPKDPKSPFECIESVVDIKGENKHRYIVACQNIDLRRKLRRVPGVPLIHVSRAVMIMEPLSDASARISKRMEQQKLFSGLNDAKAAGIKAAETEKVEDKGKEAPEAKPKKRKLGPKQPNPLSMKKKKKDGNSEQKNVGTKKDNEDDSTDKKKRKRRHKAKKEPSDSHGESQKQDESDA from the coding sequence ATGCGTCAAAAGAGAGCTAAATCGTATAGGAAGCAGCTGCTTGTCTACAATCACACGTTTAGGTTCAGAGAACCTTACCAAGTTATTTTGGATGATGAGATTGTTTTGCAAGCTACAGAATCCAAATTTGATCTGTATAAAGCACTACAACGTACGGTGCAAGCTGAGGTGAAACTGATGATTACACAATGCTGTATGCAAGCACTCTATGCTACCAACAATCGACAAGCCATTGACATGGCGAAAAGGTATGAGAGACGGCGTTGTAACCATCCTCCAAAAGATCCAAAATCACCTTTTGAATGCATTGAAAGTGTGGTCGACATCAAGGGGGAAAACAAGCATAGATACATTGTGGCGTGTCAAAATATTGATTTAAGAAGAAAGCTTAGACGTGTTCCAGGTGTACCTTTAATACACGTTTCTAGAGCAGTAATGATCATGGAACCATTAAGTGACGCAAGTGCAAGAATTAGTAAAAGAatggaacagcagaaatTGTTCAGCGGTTTGAATGATGCTAAAGCTGCTGGTATTAAAGCTGCCGAAACAGAAAAGGTGGAAGACAAAGGAAAGGAAGCTCCAGAAGCAaaacccaagaagagaaaattGGGTCCAAAACAACCAAACCCATTAAgcatgaaaaaaaagaaaaaggatGGAAACAGTGAGCAGAAGAATGTTGGAACCAAGAAAGACAATGAGGATGACTCCAcagacaagaagaagaggaaaagaagacaTAAAGCAAAAAAGGAACCTTCTGATAGCCACGGGGAAAGTCAAAAACAGGATGAGAGTGATGCATAG
- the ALG6 gene encoding dolichyl-P-Glc:Man(9)GlcNAc(2)-PP-dolichol alpha-1,3-glucosyltransferase (similar to Saccharomyces cerevisiae ALG6 (YOR002W); ancestral locus Anc_6.22) has translation MSSEKKEPQGEDASSKTKSLSKLQRNKDEAAPEVEECFYASPIYDFLYPFRSPGSQWVTEYIIVVFLLIIKSAIGLGSYSGFQTPPMFGDFEAQRHWMEITQHLPVSQWYWFDLQYWGLDYPPFTAYHSYLLGKIGTFIYPPWFELDASRGMETDGIKSYMRFTVLLSECIFYIPAIVYFTKWVGRRKKQSPIGQFVAAAAILFQPTLMLIDHGHFQYNCVMLGLTVYAINNLLDGFYAMAAVCFVLSICFKQMALYYAPIFFAVLLSKSLFFPRLFNIPRFLSVAFATLASLFVMFAPLYIFGGVGNVLQSIHRIFPFARGIFEDKVANFWCVTNVFFKYKTMFTQSELQFYSLVATVVGFFPAFMIMIFYPKKFLIPYGLAACSMAFFLFSFQVHEKTILVPLLPATLLFTSTNWNNLSMVFWVNNVALFTLWPLLKKDGLWLQYCVCLVMYNWLLGNFSFITPRFLPKILTPGPSISNIAENYRRRSLLPHNIIWKIIILVSYLCMLMIHVLEYTIAAPSQYPDLWVQLNCTVGFGCFVLFWMWTYYKLITLRNKTIQEL, from the coding sequence ATGTCCAGTGAGAAGAAGGAACCCCAAGGGGAAGATGCCTCGTCGAAAACCAAGTCACTGTCGAAGCTCCAGAGGAATAAAGACGAAGCTGCTCCTGAAGTAGAAGAATGCTTCTATGCATCCCCCATATACGACTTTCTTTACCCATTTAGATCACCGGGTAGCCAATGGGTTACTGAATATATTATTGTGGTCTTTTTACTGATCATTAAATCTGCCATTGGACTGGGCTCGTACTCAGGTTTTCAGACACCTCCTATGTTTGGCGATTTTGAAGCACAAAGACACTGGATGGAAATCACACAGCATCTGCCTGTATCGCAGTGGTACTGGTTTGATTTGCAGTATTGGGGTTTGGACTATCCACCTTTTACTGCTTATCATTCCTACCTTCTAGGCAAAATTGGAACTTTCATCTATCCGCCATGGTTCGAGCTTGATGCATCCCGAGGTATGGAGACTGACGGCATAAAGAGTTATATGAGATTTACGGTACTGTTGAGCGAATGTATTTTTTACATCCCTGCTATTGTTTATTTCACCAAATGGGTTGGTAGACGCAAAAAACAGTCACCAATTGGACAGTTTGTCGCTGCCGCGGCAATTCTATTCCAACCAACATTGATGCTAATTGACCACGGTCACTTCCAGTATAATTGTGTTATGTTGGGATTAACCGTTTATGCGATTAATAATTTACTGGATGGGTTTTACGCCATGGCCGCTGTCTGCTTCGTTTTGTCGATATGCTTCAAACAAATGGCCCTATATTACGCCCCAATCTTTTTTGCTGTGCTCCTCAGTAAGTCCCTGTTTTTCCCCCGACTGTTTAATATTCCAAGGTTTCTCTCGGTGGCATTTGCGACACTAGCGTCTCTGTTTGTCATGTTTGCGCCGCTGTACATATTTGGTGGAGTCGGTAACGTACTGCAATCGATCCATAGGATCTTCCCCTTTGCCAGAggaatctttgaagataAGGTCGCCAATTTTTGGTGCGTAACCaatgttttcttcaagtataAAACGATGTTTACTCAATCAGAGCTACAATTCTACTCGCTTGTTGCCACCGTTGTAGGGTTCTTTCCCGCTTTTATGATTATGATATTCTACCCCAAAAAATTCCTGATCCCATATGGTTTGGCCGCTTGCTCTATGgctttcttccttttcagTTTCCAAGTGCATGAAAAGACAATTTTGGTCCCCTTGCTGCCTGCCACGTTACTGTTCACATCCACAAATTGGAATAATCTATCGATGGTGTTCTGGGTGAACAACGTCGCTCTTTTCACACTGTGGCCATTATTAAAAAAGGACGGCTTATGGTTGCAATACTGCGTGTGTTTGGTAATGTACAATTGGCTGTTGGGCAATTTCAGTTTTATTACACCAAGATTCCTACCCAAGATCTTGACGCCAGGGCCATCGATAAGTAACATCGCAGAGAACTACCGTCGCAGAAGCCTTCTTCCACATAACATTATTTGGAAGATAATAATTCTGGTATCATACCTGTGTATGCTGATGATCCACGTCCTAGAGTACACAATCGCCGCCCCATCACAGTATCCTGACTTATGGGTCCAACTCAACTGCACCGTCGGGTTtggttgttttgttttattcTGGATGTGGACGTACTACAAGCTAATCACTCTAcgaaacaaaacaattcaaGAGCTATGA
- the KNAG0F02900 gene encoding uncharacterized protein (similar to Saccharomyces cerevisiae CDC5 (YMR001C); ancestral locus Anc_6.31), with product MRLKRSRTNDSLFDAEQDSSVTKRVSNIIELRSKRGGKEKVYYRGSEINRGSHSVVYKVFDSEDRIFAGKKVHCPNKENKRKIIKELEIYKVICRSHHNHIVALRDAFQWGKESCIYMILDYCSNNSLQSILQYRGSLNEVECKELMIQLCGGIYWLHLNNVIHGDLKLSNILFDEGQQLKICDFGSSFIATSSPRGPGEIMGTPYYLAPETVYTHKNINKSGMAILLISFPIDIWSMGIVLYSLLYGINPFIKSVDELHNVSLDELMQRITSGVIEFPTNKAVGAGAQQLILKMLSQNPLERITLVEIVCDPWIRFAFTNNAPQFGLNKLKTNSEQSLLAYLGCVRNANFQGLLGDKGDTSQSGRRQLKTLLKNAKKYREKTLKVLREQYGLPTVRLPPVAFVNELTVPLTAEIIKNELQVVLRNICEAQWAARTHRTTLNPTSTDDSPTQSPILVHKYKFLDEGCPAVSYELTNGQFGTMWKQGHSVVIRGNSNKFWYVVPDAKLGWISKSFESSMRSKLPAEITRRVSATQDLKLEFGTSTEPAVHLATKEVFLRDYMICESPSGISDGGRIELFELSNGTLQVNFVGEKSTMVLSNRGRCISVITPSFEVYNENLASFLNDHAGDSELSTKMLLINEILTRRIGI from the coding sequence ATGAGACTAAAGAGATCACGTACAAATGACAGTCTTTTTGATGCAGAGCAAGATTCATCAGTCACTAAACGCGTCAGCAACATCATTGAATTAAGATCAAAGAGGGGAggtaaagaaaaagttTATTACAGAGGGAGTGAGATCAACAGAGGCTCACATTCTGTAGTGTACAAGGTGTTTGATTCTGAGGACCGTATATTTGCTGGTAAAAAAGTACATTGCCCAAACAAAGAGAATAAGAGAAAGATCATCAAAGAGCTAGAGATTTACAAAGTGATATGTAGATCACATCATAATCATATAGTCGCTCTGAGGGATGCATTTCAATGGGGCAAGGAGAGCTGTATCTATATGATACTTGATTACTGCTCTAATAATTCGTTGCAGTCAATATTACAGTACAGAGGGTCTCTGAATGAGGTTGAATGCAAGGAGTTAATGATCCAGTTATGCGGTGGTATCTACTGGCTACATTTGAACAACGTTATACATGGAGATTTGAAGCTGAGTAATATACTGTTTGATGAGGGTCAGCAACTGAAAATTTGCGACTTCGGTTCCTCCTTTATTGCCACATCTAGTCCGAGAGGCCCCGGTGAGATTATGGGCACGCCTTATTATTTAGCGCCGGAGACAGTGTACACGCATAAAAACATAAACAAATCTGGAATGGCCATCCTGCTAATTTCATTCCCAATTGATATTTGGTCCATGGGTATCGTGCTGTACAGTTTACTGTACGGAATCAATCCGTTCATAAAAAGTGTCGATGAACTACATAACGTGTCACTGGATGAGTTAATGCAACGAATAACGTCAGGAGTAATTGAGTTCCCCACAAATAAAGCTGTCGGGGCGGGAGCACAACAGcttattttgaaaatgctaTCGCAAAACCCGCTGGAGAGAATCACTTTAGTTGAAATCGTGTGCGATCCATGGATACGTTTTGCGTTCACCAATAATGCGCCTCAGTTCGGCTTAAACAAGCTCAAGACCAACAGCGAGCAGTCATTACTTGCGTACCTTGGGTGTGTGCGCAATGCCAATTTCCAAGGCTTACTGGGTGATAAGGGCGACACTTCTCAAAGCGGAAGGCGACAGTTGAAGACGTTGCTGAAAAACGCAAAGAAGTACAGAGAGAAAACATTAAAGGTTTTGCGTGAACAGTATGGTTTGCCGACTGTGCGTCTACCACCGGTGGCATTTGTCAACGAATTGACAGTGCCGCTGACGGCGGAGATCATAAAAAATGAACTACAAGTGGTGCTCAGAAATATCTGTGAGGCACAATGGGCTGCCCGTACACACAGAACTACTCTAAACCCAACCAGTACGGATGATTCACCCACACAGTCACCCATTTTAGTTCACAAATACAAGTTTTTGGACGAAGGGTGCCCTGCTGTGTCGTACGAACTGACCAACGGCCAGTTTGGAACCATGTGGAAGCAAGGCCATTCTGTTGTGATCCGgggcaacagcaacaaattCTGGTACGTAGTCCCAGATGCCAAATTGGGGTGGATATCGAAAAGTTTTGAGAGTAGCATGAGGTCGAAACTCCCTGCTGAGATCACTCGGCGTGTATCGGCTACGCAGGACCTGAAGCTAGAGTTTGGAACTAGCACAGAGCCTGCGGTACATCTAGCTACGAAAGAAGTTTTTCTACGCGATTACATGATCTGTGAGTCGCCCAGTGGTATTTCCGACGGAGGCAGAATCGAACTGTTCGAGTTGAGTAATGGGACGTTGCAAGTAAACTTTGTCGGTGAAAAATCGACTATGGTACTTAGCAACCGTGGCCGTTGTATAAGTGTGATAACACCCAGTTTCGAGGTTTACAACGAAAACTTGGCCTCGTTTCTGAATGATCATGCGGGCGATTCGGAACTTTCGACCAAGATGCTTTTGATAAATGAGATTCTTACAAGGAGAATCGGTATATag
- the RPB11 gene encoding DNA-directed RNA polymerase II core subunit RPB11 (similar to Saccharomyces cerevisiae RPB11 (YOL005C); ancestral locus Anc_6.30): MNAPDRFELFLLGDGESKLVIDPDTKSPNAIVITFNKEDHTLGNLIRAELLNDSKVLFAAYKVEHPFFARFKLRIQTVEGYDPKDALKNACNGIINKLGILKTNFETEWNLQTLATDDTFVA, translated from the coding sequence ATGAATGCTCCAGACAGATTTGAGCTTTTCTTGCTGGGCGACGGAGAGTCGAAGCTGGTGATAGACCCAGACACAAAGTCTCCCAACGCCATTGtcatcactttcaacaagGAGGACCACACGCTTGGGAACCTCATTCGGGCAGAGCTGCTGAACGACAGTAAAGTGCTGTTTGCAGCATACAAGGTGGAGCACCCATTCTTTGCTCGGTTCAAACTCAGGATCCAAACGGTGGAAGGGTACGATCCTAAGGACGCCTTGAAGAACGCGTGCAATGGGATTATCAATAAACTGGGAATACTCAAGACGAACTTCGAAACTGAATGGAACTTGCAAACTTTGGCAACGGATGATACTTTTGTCGCATAG